Part of the Devosia sp. SL43 genome, CGACGAGGGCGCCGCCGATGCGGGCCTGAAGTTCTTCGCCGACCTCAACGCTGCCGGCAATTTCGTTCCTGTCATCGGCAAGGCCGCTTCGGTTGCCCAGGGCACCACGCCAATCCTGCTGGCCTGGGACTATAACCTGCTGGCCTTCCGCGATGGCTTTGAAGGCAATCCTGAAGTCGAGATCGTCGTTCCGGCCACGGGCGTCGTCGCCGGCGTCTACATCCAGGCCATCTCGGCTTACGCCCCCCATCCGAACGCTGCCAAGCTGTGGATGGAATACCTCTACTCCGACGAAGGTCAGCTTGGCTGGCTGAAGGGCTATTGCCACCCGATCCGCTTCAACGATCTGGCTGCCAATGGCAAGATCCCGCAGGAACTGCTCGACGCGCTGCCGCCGGCTGCAGCCTATGAAGCTGCCGTGTTCCCGAGCATCGACCAGCAGAACGCTGCCAAGGCCATCATCACCGGCCAGTGGGACGCTGTTGTCGGCGCCAACGTAGAATAAATCGAACCCGCCCCCGCCAGTCCATCTGGCGGGGGTTTTCCGTTTCCGAGCGGAAGAATTAGCCATCGGCCCACCGCCGATGCACGACTATCAGGGTAATGGGGCGCCCGCAGACGATGACCGACACCACAGCCAGCTTACGACCGGCTCGCCGCCGCCTCTCCTTCGAGTGGCTGGGCGTTGCCCCGTTCATCATCTTCGCGGTGATGTTCCTTATCCTGCCGACGCTCTATCTGATCGTCGCCGCCTTTGTCGGCCGCAATGGCGAGTTCACACTCGACAATATCGGTGCGCTCTTCACCGACAGCATCATGGCCGCCTACTGGATTTCCATCCGGATTTCCGGGTCTTCAGCCATTCTGGGTGCATTTATCGGCCTGGCCATCGCCCTCGCCATCATTCGCGGCAAACTCCCGTCCGGCCTGCGCTCCGCCGTCATGACCTTTTCTGGCGTCGCCTCGAACTTTGCCGGTGTCCCGCTGGCCTTCGCCTTCATCTCGACGCTGGGCCGGCTCGGCCTCGTCACCATCATCCTCAAGTTTGTGGGCGTCGACCTCTACAAGTCCGGGTTCAACCTGCTGAGCTTCTGGGGCCTGACCATCACCTACCTCTACTTCCAGATCCCGCTGATGGTGCTGATCATCGCGCCCGCCATCGATGGCCTCAAAAAGGAATGGAGCGAGGCCGCGCAAACCTTGGGCGCTTCGACGTGGCAGTTCTGGCGCTATGTCGGCCTGCCCATCCTGTGGCCCAGTTTTTTGGGTACGCTCAGTCTTCTGTTCGCCAACGCATTCGGTGCCATCGCAACGGCCTATGCGCTCACCGGCTCCTCGCTCAACATCGTGCCCATCCTACTCTTCGCGCAGATCCGCGGTGACGCCCTGCAAAATCCCGGCTTGGGTGCAGCACTGGCGCTTGGCATGATCCTGATCACGGCCTCTGCCAACATCATCTATCTGGTGATTTCCTCGCGCGCCGAGAGGTGGATGAAATGAAATCCAATCGCTTCTGGGCCTGGGTGGTCTTTGGACTGGGCGCCGCCTACTTCATTATCCCGCTGATCGCCACCGTCGAATTCTCGCTCAAGATGCGGCGCGGCTATTACAGCTTTGACTCCTATGCCTCGGTGTTTTCCGATCCCCGGTTCCAGGCAACATTCGGCTATTCGGCACTGATCGGCCTCTTCGCCATCATCGTGGGCATTCTGGTCGTCGTCCCTGCCGTTTACTTCGTTCGCCTGCGCCTACCATGGCTGCGGCCGTTCATGGAATTTATGACGCTGCTGCCGCTCATCATCCCCGCGATCATTCTGGTTTACGGCTATATCCGGCTCTACAATTCGAGCTCGATCGTTCCCTTCACCGGCAGCGCTATCGGCACCGATATCCTGCTCATCTGCGCCTATGTCACGCTCGCCATGCCCTACATGTATCGCGCCGTCGATACAGGCATGCGCACCATCGACGTACAGACGCTGACCGAGGCCGCCCAGATCGCCGGCGCCAACACCGCCCAGATCATCGGCCGCATCATCCTGCCCAATATCCTGGTCGCGGTGCTGTCAGGCGCCTTCCTGACCTTCGCCATAGTCATCGGCGAATTCACTATCGCCAGCCTGCTCAACCGCCCGGCCTTTGGTCCCTACCTGCAGAATGTCGGCGCCAACCGCGCCTACGAACCGGCCGCTCTGGCCGTCATCTCCTTCGTCATCACCTGGGGCGCCATGGGCATGATCAACGTGCTCGGCCGCTTTGCCCCCCGTACCTCCGCCAGGACCGACTGACCATGGCCGCCTTCCTCGAAGTCCAGAACCTCACCAAGTCCTTCGGCACCACCACAGTGGTCAAGGGCGTCAGCTTCGGCTTCAACAAGGGAGAGTTCATCTCCCTGCTTGGACCGTCCGGCTGCGGCAAGACCACCATCCTCCGCATGATTGCCGGCTTTGAGAATCCCACCTCGGGCACCATCAAGGTCGACGGGCAGGACATCACCACCCT contains:
- a CDS encoding ABC transporter permease → MTDTTASLRPARRRLSFEWLGVAPFIIFAVMFLILPTLYLIVAAFVGRNGEFTLDNIGALFTDSIMAAYWISIRISGSSAILGAFIGLAIALAIIRGKLPSGLRSAVMTFSGVASNFAGVPLAFAFISTLGRLGLVTIILKFVGVDLYKSGFNLLSFWGLTITYLYFQIPLMVLIIAPAIDGLKKEWSEAAQTLGASTWQFWRYVGLPILWPSFLGTLSLLFANAFGAIATAYALTGSSLNIVPILLFAQIRGDALQNPGLGAALALGMILITASANIIYLVISSRAERWMK
- a CDS encoding ABC transporter permease, coding for MKSNRFWAWVVFGLGAAYFIIPLIATVEFSLKMRRGYYSFDSYASVFSDPRFQATFGYSALIGLFAIIVGILVVVPAVYFVRLRLPWLRPFMEFMTLLPLIIPAIILVYGYIRLYNSSSIVPFTGSAIGTDILLICAYVTLAMPYMYRAVDTGMRTIDVQTLTEAAQIAGANTAQIIGRIILPNILVAVLSGAFLTFAIVIGEFTIASLLNRPAFGPYLQNVGANRAYEPAALAVISFVITWGAMGMINVLGRFAPRTSARTD